The Malus sylvestris chromosome 3, drMalSylv7.2, whole genome shotgun sequence genomic sequence AAGCCTTTGCCTCCGAAGTATGGACGTGTGATGAGAAGTAATATACAAGTAAAAGTCCCTTCTAACACAGCTGGAGTTCAAACGTCCTCGGAGAATAAACTGGAAAATTTAGATCCAAAGGTCAACCAGCCGAAGATAGCTGCAAATGGAAGTTCTGTTTTGCAGAATACTGCTGGTATAGGTGGTGGGGGCAGCAATCACATTGAGTCAGCACCAGATCTAAGGATTTTAACTGCAAAAGAATCTCAACGGAAGAATCTCGTATCAAGCAGTAAAAATATGGATGAGAAACCTCTTTCTGGAAGTTACCCGTTAAGTGAAAGATCTGAGGAGAAATGTTCTGAATCAAAATCAGACCCTCCTTCTGAACCAAAAGAAACTACTGAATCATCTAGAGTTGAAGATTCTGAATCAATTGCAGAATCTCCTGCTGAGTCAAAAGTGGAGCATCCTGCTGAATCAAAAGCGGAGCATCCTGCTGAATCAAAAGTAGAGCCTCCTCTTGAACCAAAAGAAACTACTGAATCATCTGGAGTTGAAGAGAGACCTTCTGAATCAAAAGCAGAACCTGCTGCTGAATCAAAAGCGGAGTGCCCTGCTGAATCAAAAGCAGAGCCTCCTGCTGAACCAAAAGAAACTACTGGATCATTTAGAGTTGAAGAGATACCTGGATCAAAAGCAGAACCTCCTTCTGAATCAAAAGTGGAGCTTCCTGCTGAATCAAAAACAGATCCTCTTGCTGAACCAAAAGAAACTACTGAATCATCTAGAGTTGAAGAGAGACCTTCTGATTCAAAAGCAGAGCGTCCTGTTGAACCAAAAGAAACTACTGAATCATCTAGAGTTGAAGAGATacattttgaatcaaaaccAGAAGCTTCTGCTGAATTTTCCAACAAAGATACTGATAAGTCCAATCATTCCCAACCCCCTTCCAACACACAAGTTGTGGACGGTGCTGGGCTGCCGAACTCTTCAGAAGTTCCATCAATGATATTCCATGACCAGAATTCTGCATTGGAAGACCCAGATGCTTCTCACTCTGTAGGAAACTCTGGCTCCTCTTTGAGATATGACATCAAACAAAATGACCAAAGTGGTGCACAAGCAAATACTTGTGAAATTTCTGTAGTTAGTGGTAGGTCTCTAGAGcatttcggttttttttcagATGGCTTGAAAGCTGTTAAATGGATTGGCGATGCAGTTCAAGGTGGTgatgaaaaaatatattatcATACTTGTTGCATTGATGGGGTAACTTATCAACTGCGAGATCATGCCCTTTTCCAGTCTAGTCATGGAAAATTGATACCCTTGAAGCTTCAGGTAAGTGAATTATTAAGCATCCCTTGATACGTCAGTAGTAGCATTTTGGAGAATTACATGATGTTACTGAAATTAATCTTTGGAATAGAGTCGTCCATTGTTTTTGGTCACCAAGTCTAGTGGAATCACTTATTGTTTGTTTTAGAAACATTTTCATCTGTTTATGATTATATCGAGTTTTTTCTTTATATTAGAAGGGTTGTAATGAACTTTGTAATTTCATTGCAGTCCATGTGGGAGGATAGAAAAACTGGGTCAAAGTGGGCTATTGTCAACAGGTGCTACTTTCCTGGTGACTTACCAGAGAACGTTGGTCGCCCATCTACACCTGAAAGCAATGAGGTAAACATTTTTTCCTTTACGTATACTGTTCTATGAGATGACCAAAAAGGTACTGTTCTATGTATTTCTCTCTGTTGTAAGATGTTCATATCAACATTAAAATTCAGTGGTTGGCATATCAGTTGACTAGTGGAATAGGACTACTGATTTTGTCGTGGTGGACATGATTGCGAACACATGCACCAATATAATATATCTATATAATGGTACTATGTATGGTGCCATTCCATTTAACACTCTGGTGATCTAAAGGCCTCTCACTCCCATTTTGTATTGACATGTAGAGTACAATATTACAACATCCATATGGTAGttaatattttttctttgtttgtgttACAGGTCTATGAGTCTAATTATGATAGCAATGTAATGGCTGGTTTGATTCGTGGTCCTTGTGAAGTTCTTTCTCCTGCTAAGTTCAGTGTAGAAACTGAAAGACAGAGCCAGTTAGGACATGAGGCAAATAATGAATTACGACCACTCTTCCTGTGCAAGTAAGGCTCTTTAGTTCTTACATGGCACAGAAAGAAATAATTTCTCTGTGTGTGTCTTTTAAAGGAAGAGCTCATTCTTTAAGTGTACAGATCATATGGGATACTTATTCGTTGCCTACTGTGTGTTACTGTGTTATCTCCACAAATGCCTAGATTCTATACtctttcccccccccccccccccccaaaaaaaacacacacacacactgtatGCATGCACACGTGGACTTGCTATGAGTAGCCGTTTTTTATCCTATTTTGTGGTAGGATAATTCCATTTGTTTATTCCGATATTTGTTTCTTAATATTTTCACCTTgttctttaataattttatttatttatttttatatttgcaGATGGATTTATGATGAGTTTAAAGGGGTATTGGAGCCTGTTCCCGAGTAATCCACTTATGCATGTATATTTTTTTGGTGGTTATTCTTCTTGGTTATGGAAACTCGAACGTGCTCTCTTTGATCAGGTATGTGAAACTGTTGTGATATTATAATTTAGGTTTATTATATTGAAATTTGGAGTAGGCTTCTCGCATGACTTATTAAACTACATTGACAATTATTTATTGAGTGTTCTTTTTACCTTCATATTGCAATGGTGCATAGTAGCTTTATAAATATTGATGAATAAAGagcattaataataaattattgagacTTTGTATGTTAACCGACTCATTTGCCTCTGATCATTTAGTAGAGAGAAAAAAAGGTATGTTTTCAACCATTTAAAAATGTGGTGTGAATTTCACCTGCTTGTATCACCAAAAAAATTGATGTGGTGTGATATACCATTTGTTCTTTTATGCTGTTATTGTTGGGTTCTTAGCCTTTTGAGCTTGTGATGCTTTGGACCTCATAGATGTGTTCCCTTGTTTCAGAACGTCTAACTGAGcaaacaatttattttctttttcatctgATTTTAAATTTGTAACCCTTTGCTATGCTCGAACTCTTTCAACGATCGATACTGAGTTATTGTGTCAATACAGGTAGCCTAGTGCAAAAATGGGGGCATGCTTGAGCTAATCTGCAAGGGGAGTTTCAACATTCATGTATTGTACAATATGTAGCTGTAGCCTTAGGTTGTATTGTAGTCGCAATAGCAATTCAAGCTATAATCTTTCAGCCCCAAGCCCCTGCTTAGGTGCTTCATTCTTGTTATTGTTATCGTGTTAGTATTATTAATTAGAAATGAACGTCTTTCTCCTCTGTTTTCTAGTATCCTTTCGATCTCATTGACAATATCTCATTATCTAGGACTGGCTCTATGGTTTCCCATAAGGGTTCTCAGGTATATGATACTGTCGGATTCCGAGGGGTTGTCTAGTACTTCAGACTGTTGAATTGCCTTTTCTTATTTATACCATGTACGTTTGTTTGCCggtgaatttgaattttttgttttggagaagGCATTTTAATGTGTATGGACTTTGGCTGAAGCAAAATTTGCCAGTAAGGCATAGGAGAGCCAGATCCATTCATTACTTGGTTTCAGCAGTTTGAAGGGAGGAGAGGCATTTTAATTTGGCGTTGTTTAATTAAGGCCTCTCCCAAGTTCCCAACCTTAGAgtacctttttatttttggggtaAGAAACCATGGACTATTTTAGTAAATCAGGGAAAAGAAATCTTCAAGGATCTCAATTGGAGAACTGTAATTATCTATCTATTTGTTATGCTCTAATTGGTTCGTAGTTGCAAACTTTTTTTAGTCATGTTTTCGTGCAAAGCATGGTCTTTTTATGTAGTATTGAGTTTGAAGCGTTTATTTTTTTAacgaaaactaatgaaaagagcttgaaaactttaagttttaacgataaagacaaaataaagtgaataatatcaggattgattttttagtgtaaaaatgtgatttttcgttaaagtgaacagtaccaggagcttttcgttaaaattctcttttttttaaGTGTAATAGTATCAAGAGCTTACATGCCCTTAGAGCAATTCCAtccctaaggactttgcgccagcacccagcgcatttatctactcaaatgaacagtaacagactccaatgaatagtaataggccaaggcatctccacccctaaaaaaatgcgctggcacccagcgcatttatttggtgtgttttttttttttttaagtttatttcggataagatttttaaccaatttcggataaaatttcaaataaacttaaaaaaaatacacactaaaataaaattacatactcatcaaataaacttaaaaaaaaaaacacactaaaataaaattacataaactcatcaaataaactataaaaaaaaaacacactaaaatgaaattacataaactcatcaaatactctttattcttcaaccacaagctgtttggtattttttttcacacaaaaagtatatgaaagctttggtagaaagtgtagaaaatattgaaatgtggtgtaaggtggaagatgagggttaggtatttatagaagaaaaaaaatttaattttctgtattttttaataatttttctgtattttttaataaattttaatttagttaattaacgtggaccgttgatctatgATCGAACGGtccattttaaaagtcaaatttaaattttttttaccgttggaaatccaacggtctagaaaaactagccgttggaaatccaacggctatgaTCATGCCGCGTCACTCCAGAGCACAAGTGGGTTGACAGCCCTCTGAAACCTTGTCGGGCACTCGCCCCACGCCGCCGTGAAGCGCACGCGCCAGGCCAACAGCCCGGCTTCTTGCTCAGTCTCTTTTAGGCTGGTCCATTGCCTAGCTCGGGCTGGGTACCAGTCAACTTGAGGGGGTGGAGTCATTTGACAGGGTCCTGGCCTTGTTTTTGTGCTGGGTCCTGGGCAAAGTCcactccggtggacttgctcttatggAAGTTCTTATAGAATAACGGATATTGGATTTAGATcattaaaaatgcttttgaaaagtTTGGCAGAAAAGACTaacttttgggttaaaaaatGCTCACATTCCAAAAAAACATTGGGTTAAAAAATGCTCACATTCcaaaaaaacactttctaaTGTACTTTTAATAGATGTTAGTGCTATCAAAAAAGGCCTTGGTATTAGAGTAGAAACTCTCATATATTAACTATATGATATTTTGTCACATGAGATCCAATTCTTCAACAGAAGGATGGGTCAAATGATGAGTAAAAGATAAAGTTGACATCTAACAAATGGACCAACAACATAACTTAAGGTAGTTAGGCAAATAGCGTTTTACCGCAATGGCGGCGAGTAATGATGCTTATGGACCTTGATACGGATTTGACCCCCACCAATCCTCCTCTCCTAACAACTAATAATGCCAAGCAGAAAATATCAAAGATAAATCCCTCAATGAAAAGTTCTCTTTGTTTTATGGTGCATGTCTTCTTTATTTGAGAGTCTTGAGACTTGAATGAACCATGTCTGTTTTTTCAAAGACAGTGACCAAAATGTTGCTGCCCTTCAACCAGACGGGTACACTGCTTATTTGTCGTATTGTATATTCCAAATCTCTAATAATTGAGGCAAATCTTGATATAGATGGATTCATTCTTGCACAAGACAACCCGACAAGAGACATTCTGCATAATTATAGTAATCGTAGTGCCATATTGCAATTGCACCAGTCCAAATTAACTAAAAGATTATGCATGCGAGAGAATTTCTCTTATAATTGGTAACACTGTAATAAGTATCTATTAGATGGATGATGTACTGTAATAAGTATCTAGTGCATTAGACATATTACAGGCACGTTGGTACGCAGGTTGGAATGGGACAGAACATGGTAGGGCGaaaatcttttctttttctgtttttctgtTCAGGGCAGTGATTAAGTGGGATAAACAAGTTTTTATGTTGGAATTTGGGTTCtttttgttggatttgaatttcttATTAAGTTTTTGGGTTTCTTATGCCGCACAAAGCAGTGTTTGAAACGCCTTAGAGATTTCAAACTTGGGGAAATACCTAAAAAGTTGGTGGAattgttaaaattttgttttaagtttgatCTTTTGTTGCTTGATTGTGATTCAATCTGAATGGCCAATTTCTAATTTAATTGTCTGGAAGGGCTAATTTTGGGGCTCATCCCGTATCCACCTTATGCGTTTGATTGAAATATCCATACTCATATACTAGTTTTGAATGGAGAAAAACATCCACATGGGTGGATTGGTTTGTTGGAGATTCATTTTATATGTTTTACAGTATTAGACTTAATCAATTGGAGGTctaattggattattagttcTTGTAAGAATAACATAGTCGGAAGATAGCCCCTGTggtgaaaaaaaattaggatttaaacccatgtGGTGAAGTCTGTTAAGATTTAtgctcaaaattaaaaatttcattaactCTCCATTAATTATTAGCACGTGAGCCCACATATGAGGCTAAAACAAAACTCTCCCTTAAttgttagaccatctccaacccttgggtaaaacctaaaattttttacccaaaaaatttaggttttaacccagaaacaatttttctactccaacccttaaaacctaaatttttagccccatattattaaagaataaatataaaacaacaacattaactaaattaaatgtGTATCGTTGGATGACCAACGGCCATTTGAATGTGAGTCGTTGATCACAAAAGGAGCCGTTGGGCTCAACTTTATTGCCAACAAGTGGCTGACACAACCTACGTGGGTGGGGTCGCCACCTTGCAGGCGCTGGAGAGTTGGGAGAATATGGCACATCAGTGGGGAAGTGATATCCAATTGCTGGTTTCCCACTCTTACAAGTGGGCCAGTCTAGTAACTTTGGCCTAAATCTTGGCCGGAATTTGGCTTTTTTTTAGTTCTACCACTTAACCCCATTTTAGAACAAAGGTTGGAATGAAATTGGTGGGAGGGGGGATAGAAGGGAAAATTTGAGACTTACTTCAAGGGTTGGAGTTGGTCttagcacgtgaagtttacatGTAAGGCTAACTTTATATTTTTAGCCTCACATGTGAACCTCATGTACTAACAATTAAGAAAGATTTggcaaaatttttaattttgggccTAAATTTAAACAAACTTCAGCACAAGGGCTTAAatcttaattattattttttttaccactGGAGCAATTTTTCGACTATCATATCACCACGAGactattaattcaattaagtACTATTGTATCACCACGAGactattaattcaattaagtCTAAATTGGATTAAGTGTTAAATGCGCTTGGTATGGAGTAAACATGATGCAGCCCATAATTAGATTGACGAAGACAGGGCCTTGGGCCTTGAGGTCTCAGAATTGATCCAAATCCTTAcatatgtgtttttggttttcagaTGACTATGAGCTTGAATTCAAATGAAATATTATTAACTAAAAAGATTAGTTGTCAAATCAAACGACATAACTGCAAAAGACAGTAGATAAAAAAaacaggaaaactaatgaaaagggcttgaaaactttgagttttaatgataaggacaaaataaagagtaaagtgaatagtaccaggattgactttttagtgtaaaaatgtggtttttcgttaaagtgaactaggcctggcaaacgggtcgtgtcagtcgtgttcgtgtcgttttcgtgtaacacctgttatcttaacgggtcgtgtcgtgtcacacctgttatcttaacgggtccttaacaggtcgggtcactttacccaacgggtaaagtgacccaacCCATTaagacccgttatgacccgttaagaaaaatattttttttttcttaaatttgcacataccacacattgtcacataaatattacttcaaaacattaaaacacatttgtcgcttaagtactacatctacactcgaaaataagagcctcataaaaatacactactaatctattacaaatattaaatgtgcaaggatatgcaaaataaaagcgtttttgttttcaaggttgtgaagcctttctcaaaagtttaaaccttgccaatggaactcaaagtttaatgaaagtgacccactagtgtgtttattcgtacttttattaagtataacataagatattgtggtatccactagtgtaaatattttaaattgaagatcgaattcaatcattgtattcatatagggtcaaggagtgtagttgtaaaaaatcatcaaaatcggagttaaaataaccgttaaattgtgatttttcgtttataaccgtcgaaaagttttgtcccgtaacttaatctttaaatgtttgttttttgcaatttttggcgtatgcgatcttgaagcatatacaaacaagtatgacggttagatcgttgaaactagttt encodes the following:
- the LOC126614478 gene encoding uncharacterized protein LOC126614478, which produces MDPPLNAEPTQPPPPEVSIGEKRPIENGGQGELGTQLNKKPRLGPNSEKDLRRVAEIVLALSTMAKIRGGKKPTEPEIGLMGEARSKLVELCEGLAPKDIVGRDAIGAVIEDLGLNAKLKEQRLGFRGPKLTIAEKFSQTKRKMEESKKFSAQAQPAAHPSHPLKTSLNAAAETHGMPHNVHMIPTSKPSHAPISSGGFPVSPSLFHASTATPAPTQYQFPNNDVRASMVSSGFPSSHLGRDSSSPNVPKVERAQFRSDGGPNANVSSYAFQVQATSFANHPHPPVNAPAWSVQAQSAKSGPEHKVPNYTPVKVDGSTGISMQQMTPVAARNQNTKPFVSQSASGNLPVVHQPLQQMHFVKTPSLSNNHNEIAKVIQKLLQPQLPDHPPWIPPSRDYMSKTLTCQSCQLTINEVDNVLICDACERGYHIMCAQSSNQRGIPRGEWHCMRCLSLSNGKPLPPKYGRVMRSNIQVKVPSNTAGVQTSSENKLENLDPKVNQPKIAANGSSVLQNTAGIGGGGSNHIESAPDLRILTAKESQRKNLVSSSKNMDEKPLSGSYPLSERSEEKCSESKSDPPSEPKETTESSRVEDSESIAESPAESKVEHPAESKAEHPAESKVEPPLEPKETTESSGVEERPSESKAEPAAESKAECPAESKAEPPAEPKETTGSFRVEEIPGSKAEPPSESKVELPAESKTDPLAEPKETTESSRVEERPSDSKAERPVEPKETTESSRVEEIHFESKPEASAEFSNKDTDKSNHSQPPSNTQVVDGAGLPNSSEVPSMIFHDQNSALEDPDASHSVGNSGSSLRYDIKQNDQSGAQANTCEISVVSGRSLEHFGFFSDGLKAVKWIGDAVQGGDEKIYYHTCCIDGVTYQLRDHALFQSSHGKLIPLKLQSMWEDRKTGSKWAIVNRCYFPGDLPENVGRPSTPESNEVYESNYDSNVMAGLIRGPCEVLSPAKFSVETERQSQLGHEANNELRPLFLCKWIYDEFKGVLEPVPE